GCATCTACCTTTATTTCACCTTTTCCGTAACTTTTACAAAGATCTTTAACTTTTAATAATTCCATGTTATAATTCCACTCCCTTTTTCTATTTGATTTCTCATATAATTTTTTATATACTTTTTAATTCTTCATATAATTTGTTATATAAATTTTGATTTTTCATATAATCTGTTATGTGATTTTTAATTTTTTTATTTAACCTCTTGTTTGATTTTTGCTTTGACTTTTCGTCTACAAGTTATATATTAAACTTCTTTTATTACAATATGATAAATTTAATTATTACAAAATAGTAATAAACTTTAAGTGGCACAAACTTTCACTCAAAAATTATAAACGTGAAACATCATAAACTTTAGGAAATTCTTATCTGTTTGTATGCTCTTTTTTTAAACAGGCATTTTTTAAAGAAAGTAATATCAGTACCAATAGTACTAGATAAATTTATTTTAGACATAACTAAAAAGCCAGATACCTAAACTTGATATCTGACTTTTAAAATAAAAATTAAAATTCTCTTTTTTCATATTTTAAAAACATTTGTACATTATAGTTTTCATATCCATTTAAATTCTCTTCATTTGCCATAAAACTTGAATCTGGCACATACCATATTTTATTAACAAAATAACTATTATTATTTTTTAAATATATATTCATATCTTATAAATTTTTATTTTGAATTATGCTACTACAACTAACTTAATTTTGATTTTTTTCTCTAAAATCAATTTCTGATTGAATAGAGTTTTCAACTACTTTTTTTGCCATATTTGTCATTACCTCAGCCATTTGTGTGCTTATATTTTCAATAATTCCTTTTTTATTTTTCTCCATTGTTTAATCCCCCTTTTACATCTACCATCTAAATAATAACATATTTACACCCCATTATCCATATTAATACAAAATTTAAAATCAAATCCTTTTATTTTAAATTATTACATGTAATACTGATAATATCCAAAAATTAAACAGTTGATATAATGCTACTATATAAACTAAACATTATAAAAAATAAAAGCACTCAATCTTTCAGATTGAATGCTTTTTGCATTTTCCTAATCTTTATAGTAAGTAAAAACTACCTATAAATTCAATAACCCTGTTTATATGTATTTTTAAACAAATTGCTCATTTAGCATACTTAGCATATCTTGCTTTTCTCTAGTAAACCTATTGTATACACTTTGTCTTATTTCAGGTGAACTGCTTCTAAAATATAAATTTACATTTTGACGTTCGTTATATAAATCATTAATGATGTTACTATCACTATTGTTTAAATTTAATTTTGAAAATATAGATGTAGCTCCTCCTACTCCATGTTGAACAACTGTAGACCATAAGCTTTCCTTTAAAGCATTACTTCTTTTACTTATATCAAAATTTAATTTTGATTTCAAAGACTGTGCTACAGTATCATAAAAGTTTACTTTTACATAGTTTTGTTGTACTTTTAAAAATCTATCTTTATTTTGACTGGCAATACTCTTCCATGCAGCATCAAAATTTTCACCAAATGTATTATTATCATTAGCCTTTGCATTTACTAGTTTATAATACATATCATTATTATTTCCTTTAAGTGAATTAATAAATGAATCTAAAGATCCTGTCTTGGATGAAAACTGCCATGCACCATAAGATTTTCCTCCGTAATCTCCTGGATCATCGCTGATTTCTGCTGGATTTAAATCTGATTCATATTTTGAAGCACGTATACCTAAAGCGCTAATGTTGCTATCTGTTCCACCACTATTATAGTCTTTAGATAGAAATTTACTCGCTCCCCTTATAGTAGAATTAAAATTACCTAGAGCACTCAATGAATCGTTAAAGCCAAATAAAGCTGCATTTTTTAAACCACTTAACAATGCTTGTGTTGCTATTAAACTACCCATACCGTTCATACTTCCAATATTACTCATACTGCTCATACCGTACATACCATTCATGGTGCTCATATTACTCATACTATCAATACCATTTACACTATTCATGCCATTCGTACTGCCCATACTATTCATCATTTGACTTAACACTGCTTCAAAAACCATTTGTTGCATTGCTTTTTGTTGATCAAGACTCTCCACTGTTTTGTCATCAATTTTATTAGCATTATTACTATTATTCATTTGTGCTTTATATTGATTTAAAAACATATTACTAACTAAGTTTGTATAGCTCATCATAATTACCCCCATTTTATTTTAAAAGATATTGTATTGCCCAATTTTTCTGAACCTCTTGCAACTAAAGTCGTAAGGTTCTTAATTACTATCCAAGCTTCTTTTGGATAGTAATTATTTGCTAAAGTGATTGGGTTAACATCTATTTCTTTTAAGTTATCCTTTGTATTCATAATTAGAAAGGCAGAATACATATCTCTTTAAATATTTCCTTGTTTAAATTTATTCCAACGTGTTTATGACACATTCATCTCAGCACTAAAGTACCAAGTATTCTGTGTTGATATATAAATTTTATTTATAAGTTTATAATAATCCAAATTATAGCACTCTTTTAAGAGCCTTTCAATAGACACTTATAGGGGTTTTCTTACTATTTAACTGTTAAAATTATAAACTTATTTTTAAGATAGATGGAATTTTTAATACAACTAAAACTTAGGGAATTTATCTCTTAGGAACTTATCTTTTCTTTACTATCACTTTTAAAAATGAGTAAATTGCATAATTCATTTTTAAATATAAATGTATCAATATATTGCATTGATATATTTAATTAAATACAATACGGTGTATTCGTATTAGCAATTTGCTCAAATAAAATATTATATTGGAAAAATATCTATATAAAATAATTTTTTTAATATATAGTTTATGAGCTTGAGCTAGCTGATGAAGCTGCCGCACTGGCTGCACAAGCTGCTACTATAGCTGCTTGTTGTTGTGCTATTACTATAGCATTTATACTGTTTGCCAAAGTTATATCAATTAATCCTTTTTGAATTTTTTCTACATATGAATCTGACACTAAAGAAATAGCTAACATAACTATATGAGACTTTTCTATACTAAATATTCCATAGCCATCTTTTTCTTTTATATACTCATAAACCTCTTTAACTTCTTCTACTACTTGACTATTATCGGAGGTTGTAAGCGTCAATACCCCTAAGGATGCTAGTCCATCATATCTTAACTTACATTTTTCACCCTTTAATTCATCATATAAATATACCGCCCTGTTACATTTACTTTGAGCATCTTCCTCTCCAAAAGCAAGTATATGTGAAAGACTTTGAAGCGAATCTCCTTTAGAAAATCTTTTTTTATTTAATAATCTATAACACTTCTCCATTTCCTCTGAAGCTTTTTCCACATCTAAATCTGAAGTAGCTAACACTGCTGCAAGAACATAATCATCTGCTGTAGTTAACCATGGATGATTTTTCTTCATATTAGAATAGAAGCTCTCCATTCTTTCAATTTTTTCATTCCATTTATCCATAGATATTTCTTTAACCATAGTATAAGAAGCTAAAGGTAAATATTGACTATTTCTAAAGCCTGCATCTGTCATTTTTTTGTATACTCTTTGCATATTTTCAAAGAAATTTTTATAATTACTTTCTAAATATAAAAGACTACTTAAAATAAATAAATTCATTCCTCTAAATTGTGAAAATAATCCTACTTCTTTTTTAATATAAGCTTTTATTTCCTCAATCCTTTCAATTTCTTCTTCATTTACTTTCTTATTCTTAAGGGCTAAATTCATAGCTACAAAATGCTTTACTATGCTATACTCCCATTTAAAGGCTTTTTTAAGTTCAGAATAATTATCTGCCATTAAGTCTACCTTTTGTTTTAATAATAAATCCATAATCCCACCTCAACTATACTTTTTATTAAACATATAATTATTTACTGTAATTATTATTTAAATATTTTTGCGTTTCTATAGTGTATTCTCCTTATTTTTTAAATCGTAATACTTCAATAATTCTTTATTATGTAGGGGTTTAATTTTCTAAATTTTTTCAAGTTCATTAATAAACAGATTTTTACTTCAAATACTATCTTCAATCCCATTTCAAATTCACAAAAAAATATTTTATGCTATGAAAATTTATTACCTTTACACTATCTCATAACAAATATACATAATACTATAGCTAAAGATATAACAAATAAAATTTCCTTAATATAATCATTTTTTTCTTTTTCCATATTTCTATCTCCTAATTATAAATATTTTTTTAAACATCTTTATTATTGAAAATAAAATAATACTACTTATATATTAAACTATAGATATTACAATATCCTTAACTTAATTATTACAATTTTGTAATAATGTAAATTTTTTTATTATATTTCAATAAAATACTTCGCAGTTAATATTATATAGTAATATATATACTTATAAAAGTATCAAAAGTCATATATGTATATTCATTTTAGCACTTAAATATATCTTAAATTAATAATATTTTTTAAAATCAATAATTGTAACAAAAATTATTTTTAAACATATAATAATATTGTAATTGAATTATTAAAAATAACTTCTTATAAAAGATTGGAGAGAATCTAATGCAAATTAGAAGTGGACAAGCTTATTATGATAAAACTATTGGTGGTTGGAATCTTCTAAGTGGTGAAGGCATAAGAGAATATCGCACTACAATTAGTTTTAAGGAAGTATTTGAAAAAGAACCAACTGTAATGGTTACTTTAAGCGCTCTTGATATAATAAAAAATCATAATTCTCGTATTAAAGTATATGTAGATAATGTAACTAACCATGATTTTACACTATGTATTCACACTTGGGGAGATTCTGAAATTTATGGAATTGGAGTTAGCTGGATGGCTTATGGTGAGTAATAAAATTTAGATGATATTTTTAAGGAACAGAGATATTTTCTGTTCCTTTTTACGATATTTATTTTTTCACTTTTTAACTTTATAAAACTAAAAATGGTTTATAAGTAACCATTCAGATTTTTATGTCTCTTCGCTAAAATTTATACAATTATTATGGAAAATAAATATCCATAGTAAAACATGATATTTTAAAATACAAAAAACTTTCCCTGCATTTAAAAACTTGCTTGAATTAAATATTAATTTATGTATATAATTTAAAATGTGTTGGTTAACCTTGTGATAGATATATTATACATACACAAGGGAATAAGCTGTATTCAAATCTGATTTATTAGTCATTTTTGAATGCAGCTTGTTATTTTTTATTTCTTTGATATATCTAATTTATTCATAATATTATTTTTATAATAATTAACAATATTTCTAAGCAAATCTATCAAATTTAGAATCATTTCAAATTCCATTCACAAAAAATATGTAATAGATTTTCATTAACTTCAGCATAAATTTCTCCATCCATTTTATCCATAAGTCTTTTAGAAATAAATAAACCTAATCCAGTGCTTCCATTTTTATTGGTTCTAGCGTCATCTTTTTTATAGAATCGATTAAAAATTAAGTCTATATCTTCTTCTTTAAAATCATCACATTTATTAATTGTAGTTAATACAGCTTTATTATTTTCCCTCTTCAAACTTATATAAATATCCTCTTTACAATGTTTTATCATATTTGATATTAAATTTTGTAATACCCTTTTTATAGCTACTTCATTTCCAATTATCATAATGTTTTCTTTTGGCAAATCTATTTTAGGGGTTATATTTTTATCTACGAAACTACTATAAAAAGAAGCTATAACTTCGCACAATATATTACTTATATTGATTTCTTCAAGTTCAATATAATAATCTGGTGATTCTATAATGGAAAGTTCAAAGAAATCACTTAATAAACTTTGTAAATCCTTTGCTCTTCTTTCAGCTATATCTATGTATTCTATATGCTTTTCTTTTGTTTAATTTGTGCATGTTACTCATCTTCCATTTTTCATATTGTTTTATTAATTTATAAGATTTTTAATTTATTTACTCAAGTTTATATACTAAATAAGTATTCGTCTTTTTTAAATTATAAAATTTACTAATATAATCTACCTTTTTTAACTTGTAAAATCTAACTTCATTTAATAATATTTATATACTAAAACAGTATTTATCTTTTATTGCTCATAAAATTTTTACTAAATACTACATAAACAAATTCTAAGCTTTAGAGAGAGTTTTTACTCTCTCTAAAACTTAGAAATTAGAATTTGATTGACTACAAATTATAACCTTTTACGTAGTTATTTTTTCTTAACAGGAATCCACATTTCGCTGTAGTAGTTTTTATCTTGATTACCTTTAGGATAATCATCCGTATTGGTGTACATTTCAATATTGTAACCTGCTGCAATTTCATACTCCTTGCAATTAGTTAACCATTCTGAAAATATTTTTTTGCTCACATCTATCATAGATTTCGGCATTGGTCCCTTACAAGCAAACACAGCCCAAGTGTATTTAGGAATAACCTTTGTAACAAACCCATTAGGTATTTCTATAGACGGATTATAATTGTCTGCAATTAAATATTCAAACTCATCTGAACCCATGCTCTCGTCTACGTTTACCCCGTACATTCCACATACAAACTTTCCCTTTCCTGTTTCATAATGCTCTGTCCAAAACTGTGGGACTTTTGTAGTTGCACTATCATATTTAAACACCTTTGATACACCCATGATAGTAAAGGAATCTTTTTCAACAATTTTGTAATCCATAATATAACCGCCTTCCAATGAAAATTTGATTTTCAGCGGAGCAAAGGATTTAATCATTGCTCCATCTTTTCGAACAGCAGTAGGTGTGACACCATGAAATCGAGTAAAAGCTTTTGCAAAGCTATCCGGTGAGGCATAACCATATTTCAATGCAATATCGATTATTTTTTCATCAGTAGAAACAAGCTCTCTGCCGGCAATGGTAAGCCTGCGTTGTCTGATGTATTCTCCAACCGTAAAGCCACAAAGCATTGCAAAGCCTTTCTGGAAGTAGAAGGGAGACACAAATGCTTTTTTTGCAATATCTTCTATGAGCATTTCTTCAGTTATATTTTCCTCAATATATTGGATAGCTTCACCAATTCCTTCAATCCACTTCATATTCATCACCCCTGTCTGTATCTATATCTTATCTCTTTTCAGGCCGTTGTTACCGACTTTTTGTGTTATGTTTTGTCTTGCCTAAAAGATTATTAAATAACCTGTACACCAAATTACTATCTATAATTTTCAATTTTAAATTATTATTTAGTACACAACTTCTCTCCTTACACCTACTTTTAGGAAGATAAGAATATTAAATTAAGTAGTAATTTTCTAAATTATGAACTTAAATCTAGAAAATAATATCTTTACTTAATGTCTTCTAGCTTAAATATATACATACCTAAACAGCTAGAAACTATAATTAAAGCAATACATCACATTATAATGTGATGTATATTTTGTACACTTGGATATACAACTCCTATATCCATAAGCATGAAAGTTGGCTTATATCTTATAAGATGTGAATCTATTCTAGCGGATACTTCATCTATATCAAAAGATTTTGTTATATAATCATCTGCTCCCATTCTTAAAGTTTCTATTTTAATATCTTTTTCTTCTTTAGCTGAAATTATTATTATAGGCATAGGCTTACTTTTTCTTATATTAGCTAAAAGTTCTTTACCATCCATTCCTGGTAGCATTAAATCTAATAAAATCATGTCCCAATCATATTCTTTTAAATATATTAAAGCCTCTGTTCCTGAATAAGCCGATTTAGTAATATACTGGCTTTGTGTTAACATATCGCATAATAATTTATTTATATCTTCATTATCTTCAACAACTAATATTTTTATGTCTTTAGTCATTAATACGTCCCACTAGCAAAAGCTATTAAAATTATAATAATATTCTATATTAATTATATTTTACCACAGATGATTTTTAAATAAGCTATAAAAAGCTGTATTCAAATTTCAATACAGCCTTTTTTATTAATCATCAACATTACTTAAAATTTATTTCTTGCTTATATTTTATCAGATTCTTCTACATCATTTTGTTGAATTTTATTCCAATTTATATTAAACATACTTTTCCATAATATTATATTAATTATAATCAAAATTCCCATGTATATATAAATAGCAAAATTGTATTTTATAAAACTTCTAATTAACTTGTGCGATCCGAAAAGAACTCCTGTAAGTACAGCAGAAAGCATAACTGTTGCAAAAGAAGTTGATCCATCGCTTTGAAAATCCTTGTAAAAAGGCAATTCTTTTTTATATATGCTCTGCATAACAACTATTAAAATCAGCATATTCAAAAGTATTACTATTGTATCTGGTAATATTCTTAAACCACATATTATTAAAAAGATAGCACAAACACTTAAAAATACTGGGAAAATATATCTTAACGTGAATCCTTTTAAAACTCCTTTTTGAATTTTTCCTGAATTGTCTATAGGCAAAACCATATATATCCATGAGCCTTTATATTTTTCACTTTGACTTAAAAGATATATAGTTGCCATTAACATAAACACTGATAAATAAATTGAAAAATAATAATTTCCTTTTGAAAATTCATTAAATGCCTGTGAAACTGATTCATATTTTGAAAAAGATCCTATAAGCATTAAAAAAGGAAAAATCGCAGCAAAAGCTAAAGAAGGATATAATTTTAGCTTTAACTTTCTTTCTGTGGATATCATATTTATTGAAAATCGAAAAAATACATTCTCTATTTTATCTCTAGAAAAAACAGATGCATATCTTTTGCTCCTTACTCCCTTAACTTCTTCAATACTTCCTTTTTTACTTGTACTACTGTCAAGTTTTTGTAAATTTTCTTCAAAATACGGAATAATAAATTTGTAGTATATACCAAAAATTATAATTGGAATAGCCACGCACATTATACTTAATAACACGTACTGCCTTCCAGTATTATGTTCAATTATTAA
Above is a window of Clostridium sporogenes DNA encoding:
- a CDS encoding YARHG domain-containing protein, translated to MNIYLKNNNSYFVNKIWYVPDSSFMANEENLNGYENYNVQMFLKYEKREF
- a CDS encoding vgrg protein, with product MMSYTNLVSNMFLNQYKAQMNNSNNANKIDDKTVESLDQQKAMQQMVFEAVLSQMMNSMGSTNGMNSVNGIDSMSNMSTMNGMYGMSSMSNIGSMNGMGSLIATQALLSGLKNAALFGFNDSLSALGNFNSTIRGASKFLSKDYNSGGTDSNISALGIRASKYESDLNPAEISDDPGDYGGKSYGAWQFSSKTGSLDSFINSLKGNNNDMYYKLVNAKANDNNTFGENFDAAWKSIASQNKDRFLKVQQNYVKVNFYDTVAQSLKSKLNFDISKRSNALKESLWSTVVQHGVGGATSIFSKLNLNNSDSNIINDLYNERQNVNLYFRSSSPEIRQSVYNRFTREKQDMLSMLNEQFV
- a CDS encoding DUF4003 domain-containing protein produces the protein MDLLLKQKVDLMADNYSELKKAFKWEYSIVKHFVAMNLALKNKKVNEEEIERIEEIKAYIKKEVGLFSQFRGMNLFILSSLLYLESNYKNFFENMQRVYKKMTDAGFRNSQYLPLASYTMVKEISMDKWNEKIERMESFYSNMKKNHPWLTTADDYVLAAVLATSDLDVEKASEEMEKCYRLLNKKRFSKGDSLQSLSHILAFGEEDAQSKCNRAVYLYDELKGEKCKLRYDGLASLGVLTLTTSDNSQVVEEVKEVYEYIKEKDGYGIFSIEKSHIVMLAISLVSDSYVEKIQKGLIDITLANSINAIVIAQQQAAIVAACAASAAASSASSSS
- a CDS encoding H-type lectin domain-containing protein — encoded protein: MQIRSGQAYYDKTIGGWNLLSGEGIREYRTTISFKEVFEKEPTVMVTLSALDIIKNHNSRIKVYVDNVTNHDFTLCIHTWGDSEIYGIGVSWMAYGE
- a CDS encoding AraC family transcriptional regulator; translation: MKWIEGIGEAIQYIEENITEEMLIEDIAKKAFVSPFYFQKGFAMLCGFTVGEYIRQRRLTIAGRELVSTDEKIIDIALKYGYASPDSFAKAFTRFHGVTPTAVRKDGAMIKSFAPLKIKFSLEGGYIMDYKIVEKDSFTIMGVSKVFKYDSATTKVPQFWTEHYETGKGKFVCGMYGVNVDESMGSDEFEYLIADNYNPSIEIPNGFVTKVIPKYTWAVFACKGPMPKSMIDVSKKIFSEWLTNCKEYEIAAGYNIEMYTNTDDYPKGNQDKNYYSEMWIPVKKK
- a CDS encoding ABC transporter permease, with product MEDSKILKLVDRFKFIYDKLGINYPAMRTILKLKLLMDNRRVPTIYNDTENKDKKNTFIKSLLLYGLMGLFLMAFIFISSPMVVKMSINIGAIMFLIMSTMISDFSSVLLDIRDKNILNTKPLDSKTINAAKTTHILIYITSIAGAIAGPTLIGGLIKYKFKFFIIFFFEIILLSLFTIFITSILYYFILKIFDGEKLKDIINYFQIALSIVLALGYQIIPRVFDITSANMNFEIKWWSYLLPPVWFAAPYSLIIEHNTGRQYVLLSIMCVAIPIIIFGIYYKFIIPYFEENLQKLDSSTSKKGSIEEVKGVRSKRYASVFSRDKIENVFFRFSINMISTERKLKLKLYPSLAFAAIFPFLMLIGSFSKYESVSQAFNEFSKGNYYFSIYLSVFMLMATIYLLSQSEKYKGSWIYMVLPIDNSGKIQKGVLKGFTLRYIFPVFLSVCAIFLIICGLRILPDTIVILLNMLILIVVMQSIYKKELPFYKDFQSDGSTSFATVMLSAVLTGVLFGSHKLIRSFIKYNFAIYIYMGILIIINIILWKSMFNINWNKIQQNDVEESDKI